In one window of Temnothorax longispinosus isolate EJ_2023e chromosome 9, Tlon_JGU_v1, whole genome shotgun sequence DNA:
- the Dmtn gene encoding transmembrane and coiled-coil domain protein 3 isoform X1: MASLMVSTSSKNSSRSGSPSRTTSTSQVHQQQSTANLDHTPRLRNAPISQGEGSTGSGSSGGGGTGSSLNMKGSNRQRSPGNLIRTGDTMDEPSNTSNTAEPDEFVPNVHPPTDDEGEQYHATQSFLSNGSSELITDDVDSSATRVRQAIEHIQSKIAKTREQIRIEQTTRDENVNEYLKLAANADKQQLTRIKTVFEKKNQKSAHSISQLQKKLDSYTKKLRNYEMNGAPTSHRQPREMLRDMGQGLNKSLTNLGLHFRNVGGNIRDGITGFSGTVMSKPREFAHLIKNKFGSADNINTLSHGSTFYVNDTPHAGNGDNASVEDDKTHHGSATLPGGCSLGSTQSAAAMKFPSEEGSECSSVTSESGPGSRGQPHTCHSNNALSLKSIFAELQEHRENLDRMREKVDAVKTLQQEVTYLSHSLQEERFRCERLEEQINDLTELHQNEVENLKQAITDMEEKVQYQSEDRLRDIHEMLESCQTKIWKMEHQQQQHQQYVTLEGLDNSNARALVVKLINVVLTVLQVVLLLVATGAGIMMPFLRTSCTKPHCFMCRVRILTTTFVVLGIVFVLKQWPEVHDVGSHLMRHLKQTLAMK, from the exons ATGGCAAGCTTGATGGTCAGCACCTCTAGTAAAAACAGTTCGCGCAGTGGATCTCCTAGTAGAACGACTTCGACGTCTCAAGTGCATCAGCAACAATCGACAGCAAACTTGGATCACACTCCAAGATTGCGTAATGCCCCAAT TTCTCAAGGAGAGGGTAGCACAGGCAGTGGAAGTAGCGGTGGGGGCGGTACTGGAAGTAGCCTCAATATGAAAGGCAGCAATAGACAAAGATCACCAGGAAATTTAATTCGCACGGGGGATACCATGGATGAACCAAGTAATACTTCAAACACTGCCGAACCAGACGAGTTTGTGCCAAATGTTCATCCACCGACTGATGACGAAGGA GAACAATATCACGCAACCCAATCGTTCCTATCGAATGGTTCTTCTGAATTGATAACCGATGATGTTGACTCTAGTGCAACACGAGTTCGTCAAGCTATTGAACATATTCAAAGCAAAATTGCTAAAACGCGAGAACAAATAAGAATAGAACAAACCACGCGGGATG AAAACGTCAACGAATATTTGAAATTGGCTGCTAATGCGGACAAGCAGCAGTTAACTAGGATTAAAACGGTATTCGAGAAGAAAAATCAAAAATCGGCGCACAGTATTTCGCAACTACAAAAAAAGTTAGATAGCTATACGAAAAAATTAAGGAATTACGAGATGAATGGTGCACCGACGAGTCATAGGCAACCGAGAGAAATGTTACGCGATATGGGGCAAGGACTTAA CAAATCTCTGACTAATTTGGGCTTGCATTTCAGAAATGTGGGAGGAAACATCAGGGATGGAATCACTGGTTTTTCAGG AACTGTAATGTCTAAACCAAGAGAGTTTGCTCatcttattaaaaacaaatttggaAGTgctgataatataaatactttatcaC ATGGCTCGACTTTTTATGTAAACGATACACCGCATGCAGGTAATGGTGATAACGCTAGCGTTGAAGATGATAAAACTCACCACGGATCGGCCACGCTTCCGGGTGGATGCAGTCTGGGATCTACCCAAAGCGCAGCGGCTATGAAGTTTCCGTCTGAGGAAGGATCGGAGTGTTCTAGCGTAACTAGTGAAAGCGGCCCTGGTAGTAGAGGACAGCCGCATACGTGTCACAGTAATAATGCCTTGAGTCTCAAATCTATTTTTGCAGAACTACAGGAACACCGGGAGAATCTTGACCGAATGAGAGAAAAAGTAGATGCTGTAAAG aCGTTACAGCAGGAAGTGACATATCTTTCTCATTCCCTCCAAGAAGAACGTTTCAGATGTGAACGTTTGGAAGAGCAAATTAATGACCTGACAGAATTACATCAAAATGAAGTAGAAAACTTGAAGCAGGCTATTACAGATATGGAGGAGAAGGTGCAATATCAAAGCGAGGACAGACTACGAGATATACATGAGATGTTAGAGAGTTGTCAAACTAAAATCTGGAAAATGGAACATCAGCAACAACAGCACCAGCAATATGTGACATTGGAGGGTTTGGATAATAGCAATGCGAGAGCGTTGGTTGTAAAATTGATAAACGTAGTATTGACAGTATTGCAAGTTGTTTTGCTCCTCGTTGCAACGGGTGCTGGTATTATGATGCCTTTCCTCAGAACCAG CTGTACTAAGCCTCATTGTTTCATGTGTAGGGTGCGTATATTAACAACTACATTCGTTGTACTGGGCATAGTGTTCGTGCTAAAGCAATGGCCTGAGGTACATGACGTTGGCAGTCATCTCATGCGCCACCTCAAGCAGACGCTCGCCATGAAGTAG
- the Dmtn gene encoding transmembrane and coiled-coil domain protein 3 isoform X2 has translation MASLMVSTSSKNSSRSGSPSRTTSTSQVHQQQSTANLDHTPRLRNAPISQGEGSTGSGSSGGGGTGSSLNMKGSNRQRSPGNLIRTGDTMDEPSNTSNTAEPDEFVPNVHPPTDDEGEQYHATQSFLSNGSSELITDDVDSSATRVRQAIEHIQSKIAKTREQIRIEQTTRDENVNEYLKLAANADKQQLTRIKTVFEKKNQKSAHSISQLQKKLDSYTKKLRNYEMNGAPTSHRQPREMLRDMGQGLNKSLTNLGLHFRNVGGNIRDGITGFSGTVMSKPREFAHLIKNKFGSADNINTLSHGSTFYVNDTPHAGNGDNASVEDDKTHHGSATLPGGCSLGSTQSAAAMKFPSEEGSECSSVTSESGPGSRGQPHTCHSNNALSLKSIFAELQEHRENLDRMREKVDAVKTLQQEVTYLSHSLQEERFRCERLEEQINDLTELHQNEVENLKQAITDMEEKVQYQSEDRLRDIHEMLESCQTKIWKMEHQQQQHQQYVTLEGLDNSNARALVVKLINVVLTVLQVVLLLVATGAGIMMPFLRTRVRILTTTFVVLGIVFVLKQWPEVHDVGSHLMRHLKQTLAMK, from the exons ATGGCAAGCTTGATGGTCAGCACCTCTAGTAAAAACAGTTCGCGCAGTGGATCTCCTAGTAGAACGACTTCGACGTCTCAAGTGCATCAGCAACAATCGACAGCAAACTTGGATCACACTCCAAGATTGCGTAATGCCCCAAT TTCTCAAGGAGAGGGTAGCACAGGCAGTGGAAGTAGCGGTGGGGGCGGTACTGGAAGTAGCCTCAATATGAAAGGCAGCAATAGACAAAGATCACCAGGAAATTTAATTCGCACGGGGGATACCATGGATGAACCAAGTAATACTTCAAACACTGCCGAACCAGACGAGTTTGTGCCAAATGTTCATCCACCGACTGATGACGAAGGA GAACAATATCACGCAACCCAATCGTTCCTATCGAATGGTTCTTCTGAATTGATAACCGATGATGTTGACTCTAGTGCAACACGAGTTCGTCAAGCTATTGAACATATTCAAAGCAAAATTGCTAAAACGCGAGAACAAATAAGAATAGAACAAACCACGCGGGATG AAAACGTCAACGAATATTTGAAATTGGCTGCTAATGCGGACAAGCAGCAGTTAACTAGGATTAAAACGGTATTCGAGAAGAAAAATCAAAAATCGGCGCACAGTATTTCGCAACTACAAAAAAAGTTAGATAGCTATACGAAAAAATTAAGGAATTACGAGATGAATGGTGCACCGACGAGTCATAGGCAACCGAGAGAAATGTTACGCGATATGGGGCAAGGACTTAA CAAATCTCTGACTAATTTGGGCTTGCATTTCAGAAATGTGGGAGGAAACATCAGGGATGGAATCACTGGTTTTTCAGG AACTGTAATGTCTAAACCAAGAGAGTTTGCTCatcttattaaaaacaaatttggaAGTgctgataatataaatactttatcaC ATGGCTCGACTTTTTATGTAAACGATACACCGCATGCAGGTAATGGTGATAACGCTAGCGTTGAAGATGATAAAACTCACCACGGATCGGCCACGCTTCCGGGTGGATGCAGTCTGGGATCTACCCAAAGCGCAGCGGCTATGAAGTTTCCGTCTGAGGAAGGATCGGAGTGTTCTAGCGTAACTAGTGAAAGCGGCCCTGGTAGTAGAGGACAGCCGCATACGTGTCACAGTAATAATGCCTTGAGTCTCAAATCTATTTTTGCAGAACTACAGGAACACCGGGAGAATCTTGACCGAATGAGAGAAAAAGTAGATGCTGTAAAG aCGTTACAGCAGGAAGTGACATATCTTTCTCATTCCCTCCAAGAAGAACGTTTCAGATGTGAACGTTTGGAAGAGCAAATTAATGACCTGACAGAATTACATCAAAATGAAGTAGAAAACTTGAAGCAGGCTATTACAGATATGGAGGAGAAGGTGCAATATCAAAGCGAGGACAGACTACGAGATATACATGAGATGTTAGAGAGTTGTCAAACTAAAATCTGGAAAATGGAACATCAGCAACAACAGCACCAGCAATATGTGACATTGGAGGGTTTGGATAATAGCAATGCGAGAGCGTTGGTTGTAAAATTGATAAACGTAGTATTGACAGTATTGCAAGTTGTTTTGCTCCTCGTTGCAACGGGTGCTGGTATTATGATGCCTTTCCTCAGAACCAG GGTGCGTATATTAACAACTACATTCGTTGTACTGGGCATAGTGTTCGTGCTAAAGCAATGGCCTGAGGTACATGACGTTGGCAGTCATCTCATGCGCCACCTCAAGCAGACGCTCGCCATGAAGTAG
- the Dmtn gene encoding transmembrane and coiled-coil domains protein 1 isoform X5 → MASLMVSTSSKNSSRSGSPSRTTSTSQVHQQQSTANLDHTPRLRNAPISQGEGSTGSGSSGGGGTGSSLNMKGSNRQRSPGNLIRTGDTMDEPSNTSNTAEPDEFVPNVHPPTDDEGEQYHATQSFLSNGSSELITDDVDSSATRVRQAIEHIQSKIAKTREQIRIEQTTRDENVNEYLKLAANADKQQLTRIKTVFEKKNQKSAHSISQLQKKLDSYTKKLRNYEMNGAPTSHRQPREMLRDMGQGLKNVGGNIRDGITGFSGTVMSKPREFAHLIKNKFGSADNINTLSRNGDNASVEDDKTHHGSATLPGGCSLGSTQSAAAMKFPSEEGSECSSVTSESGPGSRGQPHTCHSNNALSLKSIFAELQEHRENLDRMREKVDAVKTLQQEVTYLSHSLQEERFRCERLEEQINDLTELHQNEVENLKQAITDMEEKVQYQSEDRLRDIHEMLESCQTKIWKMEHQQQQHQQYVTLEGLDNSNARALVVKLINVVLTVLQVVLLLVATGAGIMMPFLRTSCTKPHCFMCRVRILTTTFVVLGIVFVLKQWPEVHDVGSHLMRHLKQTLAMK, encoded by the exons ATGGCAAGCTTGATGGTCAGCACCTCTAGTAAAAACAGTTCGCGCAGTGGATCTCCTAGTAGAACGACTTCGACGTCTCAAGTGCATCAGCAACAATCGACAGCAAACTTGGATCACACTCCAAGATTGCGTAATGCCCCAAT TTCTCAAGGAGAGGGTAGCACAGGCAGTGGAAGTAGCGGTGGGGGCGGTACTGGAAGTAGCCTCAATATGAAAGGCAGCAATAGACAAAGATCACCAGGAAATTTAATTCGCACGGGGGATACCATGGATGAACCAAGTAATACTTCAAACACTGCCGAACCAGACGAGTTTGTGCCAAATGTTCATCCACCGACTGATGACGAAGGA GAACAATATCACGCAACCCAATCGTTCCTATCGAATGGTTCTTCTGAATTGATAACCGATGATGTTGACTCTAGTGCAACACGAGTTCGTCAAGCTATTGAACATATTCAAAGCAAAATTGCTAAAACGCGAGAACAAATAAGAATAGAACAAACCACGCGGGATG AAAACGTCAACGAATATTTGAAATTGGCTGCTAATGCGGACAAGCAGCAGTTAACTAGGATTAAAACGGTATTCGAGAAGAAAAATCAAAAATCGGCGCACAGTATTTCGCAACTACAAAAAAAGTTAGATAGCTATACGAAAAAATTAAGGAATTACGAGATGAATGGTGCACCGACGAGTCATAGGCAACCGAGAGAAATGTTACGCGATATGGGGCAAGGACTTAA AAATGTGGGAGGAAACATCAGGGATGGAATCACTGGTTTTTCAGG AACTGTAATGTCTAAACCAAGAGAGTTTGCTCatcttattaaaaacaaatttggaAGTgctgataatataaatactttatcaC GTAATGGTGATAACGCTAGCGTTGAAGATGATAAAACTCACCACGGATCGGCCACGCTTCCGGGTGGATGCAGTCTGGGATCTACCCAAAGCGCAGCGGCTATGAAGTTTCCGTCTGAGGAAGGATCGGAGTGTTCTAGCGTAACTAGTGAAAGCGGCCCTGGTAGTAGAGGACAGCCGCATACGTGTCACAGTAATAATGCCTTGAGTCTCAAATCTATTTTTGCAGAACTACAGGAACACCGGGAGAATCTTGACCGAATGAGAGAAAAAGTAGATGCTGTAAAG aCGTTACAGCAGGAAGTGACATATCTTTCTCATTCCCTCCAAGAAGAACGTTTCAGATGTGAACGTTTGGAAGAGCAAATTAATGACCTGACAGAATTACATCAAAATGAAGTAGAAAACTTGAAGCAGGCTATTACAGATATGGAGGAGAAGGTGCAATATCAAAGCGAGGACAGACTACGAGATATACATGAGATGTTAGAGAGTTGTCAAACTAAAATCTGGAAAATGGAACATCAGCAACAACAGCACCAGCAATATGTGACATTGGAGGGTTTGGATAATAGCAATGCGAGAGCGTTGGTTGTAAAATTGATAAACGTAGTATTGACAGTATTGCAAGTTGTTTTGCTCCTCGTTGCAACGGGTGCTGGTATTATGATGCCTTTCCTCAGAACCAG CTGTACTAAGCCTCATTGTTTCATGTGTAGGGTGCGTATATTAACAACTACATTCGTTGTACTGGGCATAGTGTTCGTGCTAAAGCAATGGCCTGAGGTACATGACGTTGGCAGTCATCTCATGCGCCACCTCAAGCAGACGCTCGCCATGAAGTAG
- the Dmtn gene encoding transmembrane and coiled-coil domain protein 3 isoform X3, translating into MASLMVSTSSKNSSRSGSPSRTTSTSQVHQQQSTANLDHTPRLRNAPISQGEGSTGSGSSGGGGTGSSLNMKGSNRQRSPGNLIRTGDTMDEPSNTSNTAEPDEFVPNVHPPTDDEGEQYHATQSFLSNGSSELITDDVDSSATRVRQAIEHIQSKIAKTREQIRIEQTTRDENVNEYLKLAANADKQQLTRIKTVFEKKNQKSAHSISQLQKKLDSYTKKLRNYEMNGAPTSHRQPREMLRDMGQGLKNVGGNIRDGITGFSGTVMSKPREFAHLIKNKFGSADNINTLSHGSTFYVNDTPHAGNGDNASVEDDKTHHGSATLPGGCSLGSTQSAAAMKFPSEEGSECSSVTSESGPGSRGQPHTCHSNNALSLKSIFAELQEHRENLDRMREKVDAVKTLQQEVTYLSHSLQEERFRCERLEEQINDLTELHQNEVENLKQAITDMEEKVQYQSEDRLRDIHEMLESCQTKIWKMEHQQQQHQQYVTLEGLDNSNARALVVKLINVVLTVLQVVLLLVATGAGIMMPFLRTSCTKPHCFMCRVRILTTTFVVLGIVFVLKQWPEVHDVGSHLMRHLKQTLAMK; encoded by the exons ATGGCAAGCTTGATGGTCAGCACCTCTAGTAAAAACAGTTCGCGCAGTGGATCTCCTAGTAGAACGACTTCGACGTCTCAAGTGCATCAGCAACAATCGACAGCAAACTTGGATCACACTCCAAGATTGCGTAATGCCCCAAT TTCTCAAGGAGAGGGTAGCACAGGCAGTGGAAGTAGCGGTGGGGGCGGTACTGGAAGTAGCCTCAATATGAAAGGCAGCAATAGACAAAGATCACCAGGAAATTTAATTCGCACGGGGGATACCATGGATGAACCAAGTAATACTTCAAACACTGCCGAACCAGACGAGTTTGTGCCAAATGTTCATCCACCGACTGATGACGAAGGA GAACAATATCACGCAACCCAATCGTTCCTATCGAATGGTTCTTCTGAATTGATAACCGATGATGTTGACTCTAGTGCAACACGAGTTCGTCAAGCTATTGAACATATTCAAAGCAAAATTGCTAAAACGCGAGAACAAATAAGAATAGAACAAACCACGCGGGATG AAAACGTCAACGAATATTTGAAATTGGCTGCTAATGCGGACAAGCAGCAGTTAACTAGGATTAAAACGGTATTCGAGAAGAAAAATCAAAAATCGGCGCACAGTATTTCGCAACTACAAAAAAAGTTAGATAGCTATACGAAAAAATTAAGGAATTACGAGATGAATGGTGCACCGACGAGTCATAGGCAACCGAGAGAAATGTTACGCGATATGGGGCAAGGACTTAA AAATGTGGGAGGAAACATCAGGGATGGAATCACTGGTTTTTCAGG AACTGTAATGTCTAAACCAAGAGAGTTTGCTCatcttattaaaaacaaatttggaAGTgctgataatataaatactttatcaC ATGGCTCGACTTTTTATGTAAACGATACACCGCATGCAGGTAATGGTGATAACGCTAGCGTTGAAGATGATAAAACTCACCACGGATCGGCCACGCTTCCGGGTGGATGCAGTCTGGGATCTACCCAAAGCGCAGCGGCTATGAAGTTTCCGTCTGAGGAAGGATCGGAGTGTTCTAGCGTAACTAGTGAAAGCGGCCCTGGTAGTAGAGGACAGCCGCATACGTGTCACAGTAATAATGCCTTGAGTCTCAAATCTATTTTTGCAGAACTACAGGAACACCGGGAGAATCTTGACCGAATGAGAGAAAAAGTAGATGCTGTAAAG aCGTTACAGCAGGAAGTGACATATCTTTCTCATTCCCTCCAAGAAGAACGTTTCAGATGTGAACGTTTGGAAGAGCAAATTAATGACCTGACAGAATTACATCAAAATGAAGTAGAAAACTTGAAGCAGGCTATTACAGATATGGAGGAGAAGGTGCAATATCAAAGCGAGGACAGACTACGAGATATACATGAGATGTTAGAGAGTTGTCAAACTAAAATCTGGAAAATGGAACATCAGCAACAACAGCACCAGCAATATGTGACATTGGAGGGTTTGGATAATAGCAATGCGAGAGCGTTGGTTGTAAAATTGATAAACGTAGTATTGACAGTATTGCAAGTTGTTTTGCTCCTCGTTGCAACGGGTGCTGGTATTATGATGCCTTTCCTCAGAACCAG CTGTACTAAGCCTCATTGTTTCATGTGTAGGGTGCGTATATTAACAACTACATTCGTTGTACTGGGCATAGTGTTCGTGCTAAAGCAATGGCCTGAGGTACATGACGTTGGCAGTCATCTCATGCGCCACCTCAAGCAGACGCTCGCCATGAAGTAG
- the Dmtn gene encoding transmembrane and coiled-coil domain protein 3 isoform X4 yields the protein MASLMVSTSSKNSSRSGSPSRTTSTSQVHQQQSTANLDHTPRLRNAPISQGEGSTGSGSSGGGGTGSSLNMKGSNRQRSPGNLIRTGDTMDEPSNTSNTAEPDEFVPNVHPPTDDEGEQYHATQSFLSNGSSELITDDVDSSATRVRQAIEHIQSKIAKTREQIRIEQTTRDENVNEYLKLAANADKQQLTRIKTVFEKKNQKSAHSISQLQKKLDSYTKKLRNYEMNGAPTSHRQPREMLRDMGQGLNKSLTNLGLHFRNVGGNIRDGITGFSGTVMSKPREFAHLIKNKFGSADNINTLSRNGDNASVEDDKTHHGSATLPGGCSLGSTQSAAAMKFPSEEGSECSSVTSESGPGSRGQPHTCHSNNALSLKSIFAELQEHRENLDRMREKVDAVKTLQQEVTYLSHSLQEERFRCERLEEQINDLTELHQNEVENLKQAITDMEEKVQYQSEDRLRDIHEMLESCQTKIWKMEHQQQQHQQYVTLEGLDNSNARALVVKLINVVLTVLQVVLLLVATGAGIMMPFLRTSCTKPHCFMCRVRILTTTFVVLGIVFVLKQWPEVHDVGSHLMRHLKQTLAMK from the exons ATGGCAAGCTTGATGGTCAGCACCTCTAGTAAAAACAGTTCGCGCAGTGGATCTCCTAGTAGAACGACTTCGACGTCTCAAGTGCATCAGCAACAATCGACAGCAAACTTGGATCACACTCCAAGATTGCGTAATGCCCCAAT TTCTCAAGGAGAGGGTAGCACAGGCAGTGGAAGTAGCGGTGGGGGCGGTACTGGAAGTAGCCTCAATATGAAAGGCAGCAATAGACAAAGATCACCAGGAAATTTAATTCGCACGGGGGATACCATGGATGAACCAAGTAATACTTCAAACACTGCCGAACCAGACGAGTTTGTGCCAAATGTTCATCCACCGACTGATGACGAAGGA GAACAATATCACGCAACCCAATCGTTCCTATCGAATGGTTCTTCTGAATTGATAACCGATGATGTTGACTCTAGTGCAACACGAGTTCGTCAAGCTATTGAACATATTCAAAGCAAAATTGCTAAAACGCGAGAACAAATAAGAATAGAACAAACCACGCGGGATG AAAACGTCAACGAATATTTGAAATTGGCTGCTAATGCGGACAAGCAGCAGTTAACTAGGATTAAAACGGTATTCGAGAAGAAAAATCAAAAATCGGCGCACAGTATTTCGCAACTACAAAAAAAGTTAGATAGCTATACGAAAAAATTAAGGAATTACGAGATGAATGGTGCACCGACGAGTCATAGGCAACCGAGAGAAATGTTACGCGATATGGGGCAAGGACTTAA CAAATCTCTGACTAATTTGGGCTTGCATTTCAGAAATGTGGGAGGAAACATCAGGGATGGAATCACTGGTTTTTCAGG AACTGTAATGTCTAAACCAAGAGAGTTTGCTCatcttattaaaaacaaatttggaAGTgctgataatataaatactttatcaC GTAATGGTGATAACGCTAGCGTTGAAGATGATAAAACTCACCACGGATCGGCCACGCTTCCGGGTGGATGCAGTCTGGGATCTACCCAAAGCGCAGCGGCTATGAAGTTTCCGTCTGAGGAAGGATCGGAGTGTTCTAGCGTAACTAGTGAAAGCGGCCCTGGTAGTAGAGGACAGCCGCATACGTGTCACAGTAATAATGCCTTGAGTCTCAAATCTATTTTTGCAGAACTACAGGAACACCGGGAGAATCTTGACCGAATGAGAGAAAAAGTAGATGCTGTAAAG aCGTTACAGCAGGAAGTGACATATCTTTCTCATTCCCTCCAAGAAGAACGTTTCAGATGTGAACGTTTGGAAGAGCAAATTAATGACCTGACAGAATTACATCAAAATGAAGTAGAAAACTTGAAGCAGGCTATTACAGATATGGAGGAGAAGGTGCAATATCAAAGCGAGGACAGACTACGAGATATACATGAGATGTTAGAGAGTTGTCAAACTAAAATCTGGAAAATGGAACATCAGCAACAACAGCACCAGCAATATGTGACATTGGAGGGTTTGGATAATAGCAATGCGAGAGCGTTGGTTGTAAAATTGATAAACGTAGTATTGACAGTATTGCAAGTTGTTTTGCTCCTCGTTGCAACGGGTGCTGGTATTATGATGCCTTTCCTCAGAACCAG CTGTACTAAGCCTCATTGTTTCATGTGTAGGGTGCGTATATTAACAACTACATTCGTTGTACTGGGCATAGTGTTCGTGCTAAAGCAATGGCCTGAGGTACATGACGTTGGCAGTCATCTCATGCGCCACCTCAAGCAGACGCTCGCCATGAAGTAG
- the Dmtn gene encoding transmembrane and coiled-coil domains protein 1 isoform X6 yields the protein MASLMVSTSSKNSSRSGSPSRTTSTSQVHQQQSTANLDHTPRLRNAPISQGEGSTGSGSSGGGGTGSSLNMKGSNRQRSPGNLIRTGDTMDEPSNTSNTAEPDEFVPNVHPPTDDEGEQYHATQSFLSNGSSELITDDVDSSATRVRQAIEHIQSKIAKTREQIRIEQTTRDENVNEYLKLAANADKQQLTRIKTVFEKKNQKSAHSISQLQKKLDSYTKKLRNYEMNGAPTSHRQPREMLRDMGQGLKNVGGNIRDGITGFSGTVMSKPREFAHLIKNKFGSADNINTLSHGSTFYVNDTPHAGNGDNASVEDDKTHHGSATLPGGCSLGSTQSAAAMKFPSEEGSECSSVTSESGPGSRGQPHTCHSNNALSLKSIFAELQEHRENLDRMREKVDAVKTLQQEVTYLSHSLQEERFRCERLEEQINDLTELHQNEVENLKQAITDMEEKVQYQSEDRLRDIHEMLESCQTKIWKMEHQQQQHQQYVTLEGLDNSNARALVVKLINVVLTVLQVVLLLVATGAGIMMPFLRTRVRILTTTFVVLGIVFVLKQWPEVHDVGSHLMRHLKQTLAMK from the exons ATGGCAAGCTTGATGGTCAGCACCTCTAGTAAAAACAGTTCGCGCAGTGGATCTCCTAGTAGAACGACTTCGACGTCTCAAGTGCATCAGCAACAATCGACAGCAAACTTGGATCACACTCCAAGATTGCGTAATGCCCCAAT TTCTCAAGGAGAGGGTAGCACAGGCAGTGGAAGTAGCGGTGGGGGCGGTACTGGAAGTAGCCTCAATATGAAAGGCAGCAATAGACAAAGATCACCAGGAAATTTAATTCGCACGGGGGATACCATGGATGAACCAAGTAATACTTCAAACACTGCCGAACCAGACGAGTTTGTGCCAAATGTTCATCCACCGACTGATGACGAAGGA GAACAATATCACGCAACCCAATCGTTCCTATCGAATGGTTCTTCTGAATTGATAACCGATGATGTTGACTCTAGTGCAACACGAGTTCGTCAAGCTATTGAACATATTCAAAGCAAAATTGCTAAAACGCGAGAACAAATAAGAATAGAACAAACCACGCGGGATG AAAACGTCAACGAATATTTGAAATTGGCTGCTAATGCGGACAAGCAGCAGTTAACTAGGATTAAAACGGTATTCGAGAAGAAAAATCAAAAATCGGCGCACAGTATTTCGCAACTACAAAAAAAGTTAGATAGCTATACGAAAAAATTAAGGAATTACGAGATGAATGGTGCACCGACGAGTCATAGGCAACCGAGAGAAATGTTACGCGATATGGGGCAAGGACTTAA AAATGTGGGAGGAAACATCAGGGATGGAATCACTGGTTTTTCAGG AACTGTAATGTCTAAACCAAGAGAGTTTGCTCatcttattaaaaacaaatttggaAGTgctgataatataaatactttatcaC ATGGCTCGACTTTTTATGTAAACGATACACCGCATGCAGGTAATGGTGATAACGCTAGCGTTGAAGATGATAAAACTCACCACGGATCGGCCACGCTTCCGGGTGGATGCAGTCTGGGATCTACCCAAAGCGCAGCGGCTATGAAGTTTCCGTCTGAGGAAGGATCGGAGTGTTCTAGCGTAACTAGTGAAAGCGGCCCTGGTAGTAGAGGACAGCCGCATACGTGTCACAGTAATAATGCCTTGAGTCTCAAATCTATTTTTGCAGAACTACAGGAACACCGGGAGAATCTTGACCGAATGAGAGAAAAAGTAGATGCTGTAAAG aCGTTACAGCAGGAAGTGACATATCTTTCTCATTCCCTCCAAGAAGAACGTTTCAGATGTGAACGTTTGGAAGAGCAAATTAATGACCTGACAGAATTACATCAAAATGAAGTAGAAAACTTGAAGCAGGCTATTACAGATATGGAGGAGAAGGTGCAATATCAAAGCGAGGACAGACTACGAGATATACATGAGATGTTAGAGAGTTGTCAAACTAAAATCTGGAAAATGGAACATCAGCAACAACAGCACCAGCAATATGTGACATTGGAGGGTTTGGATAATAGCAATGCGAGAGCGTTGGTTGTAAAATTGATAAACGTAGTATTGACAGTATTGCAAGTTGTTTTGCTCCTCGTTGCAACGGGTGCTGGTATTATGATGCCTTTCCTCAGAACCAG GGTGCGTATATTAACAACTACATTCGTTGTACTGGGCATAGTGTTCGTGCTAAAGCAATGGCCTGAGGTACATGACGTTGGCAGTCATCTCATGCGCCACCTCAAGCAGACGCTCGCCATGAAGTAG